The window TGGTCGAAGCTGAACTCCGATTCGTCGTAGGAGATCGGGCCGCCGTGGATCGCCACCACGAGCGGGTGGGGGCCGTCCTCGAGGTCGAGGTCGAGGTCGGGATCGGAGTAGACGATGCCCTCGAGCGTCCAGCCGTCGGACTCCCACTCGACGCGGCGCACCGCGGGCATCGAGTGGGAATCGATCAGGTCGGCGTTGACTGCGGAGAGCCGCCGCAACGACGCTGGAGACTCGTCGGCGGTCAGGTCCAGGTCGTCGACCGCGACCGCGTGGACGTCGAGCCCGTCGCTCGGATGCGAGAACAGGACCGACGCCGTCTCACCGTCGGCGGCGACGTCGAAGCCCTGGATCGCACGGTCCTCGCCCTGCGCGTCGAAGACGCGTTCGACCGTTCCGTCCAGTTCCGCGCGGACGAGCCTGGTCCGGCCCTCGTCGCCGACGAGGGTGTAGGCGGCGTCGCCGACCCACTCGACGGTCCCCCAGTAGGCGACCGTCCGATCGAGGTTCGCCGTCAGCGACCGCGATTCCTCGCCGTCGTGGTAGTGGACCTCCGCGGGTCGACACCAGTTCTCCGAGTCGCGAACGACGAAGCCGAGGGTCCCGTCCTCGCGCCACGACGGTCGCGAGCACTGCCGGTCGCCGTCGGTCAGCCGCCGCAGGTCGGAGCCGTCCGGGGCGATCGTATAGAGGTCCCGAACCAGCGTATCGTCGGGCCGCTCGAGCCGACAGGAGGTGAACGCGATCCGGCCGGTCGGCCCCCAGCGCGGTTCCATGCCGGCGATGTCCTGGAACGCACCGCCGCCGAAGGCGTCGTCGAGGCGTGCGGTCTCGCCCGAGTCGTAATCGACGACGAACAGGTAGGTCGTCACGTCGTCCGTCCAACCGGTTCCGTCGACCTTGTGCTGGAGCCGCGTCGTCTCGATCGGCCCGCCGTCGCGGACCTCCTCGAGGTAGGCCCGCTCGTCCTCGGTCGGGTCCCGGGCGGCGATCACCAGCCGGTCCCCCTCGGGCCCCCAGTCGAACGCCGAGACGCCCTCCTCGCGGTCGGTCACCTGTCGGGCGTCGCCGCCGCGGGCCAGGTCGAACGACCAGACCTGCTGGTCCGGCCCGTCGTCGCCGTTTTCGTCGCCTTCCGTCGAATCGTCTACGTCGTCCTCCGAACCCTCTCGCTCCCGCCGGCCGATCCGCCGCTCCACGTCCGTCTCCCTGTCGGCGAGGAAGGCGAGTCTGTCCCCCGACGGGCTCCAGGTCGGACTCGAGGCACCGTCGACGGCGGTCAACCGGTGGGGCTCGCGGGAGCCGTCCGCGGGCACGACGAACAGGGAACTGACGGCCTCGTCGGCTTCCTGTTCGTACTCCGTCGCGACGAACGCAACCCGGTCGCCCTCCGGCGAGATCGCGAGGTCGGTGATCTGCGTGAGATCGTAGAACGCCTCGAGCGGAATCGCGTCGGATACAGTCATAGCGCATTCCTTTCAGCGAGGTTCCAAATGCGTTGGGGTGGCCGGGGGCGAACCGACGGCCGGGAGTCACAACCGTTATTTCCCGAGTCCGCGACCCCTTCGCGTATGCCCTTCGGCGTCGACGAGGCCGGCAAGGGACCGGCACTGGGATCGATGTTCGCCGCGGCCGTCCACCTCGAGGAGCCGGCCGTCCTGCCCGACGGGATCGCGGACTCGAAGCGGCTCTCTCCGTCCAGACGGGACGCACTCGCCGAAACGATCCGCGAGGACGATCGGATCTCGGTCGGCGTCGCCGAAGTGCCCCCCGAGCGGATCGACGATCCGGAGACCGACATGAACTCGCTGACGGTCCGGGCCCACGCCGCGGCGATCGAGGACGCGCTCGCCGACGTCGCGGCGGACGACCGGATCGCGGGCCTCTGTGACGCCTGCGACACCGACGCGGATCGGTTCGCCCGCCGGGTCGCCGACGCCTGTGGCCCGTTCGAGGGCGAGGGAACACTCGAGGTCGACGCCCGCCACGGGGCCGACGACGACTCGCCGCTGGTCGGCGCGGCGAGCATCGTCGCCAAGGTCGAACGCGACGCCCACGTCGCGGCCATCGCCGACGAGTACGGCGACGTCGGCAGCGGGTACCCCGGGGATTCGACCACCCGTGAGTTCCTCTCCGACTACGTCGCGGAACACGGCGAGTTGCCGCCGTTCGCCCGCAGTTCCTGGTCGACCTGCGAGGAGTTGCTGGCCGAGGCGCGACAGACCGATCTCGGGCAGTTCTGATCCTCGATTCCGCGGGGAGGCCGTCCGGGCCGGCGATTTCTGTCGACCGATTTATATCCGCGCTCGACACAAAGTCAGGCGTGTCCGTCGTTACGATTCTCGGACTGCTCGCGCTCGCCGCGGCCGCCACGGCCGTCGTCTGGAAAGGGAGCACGTGGCTCGAGAGTTCGGCGAACCAGTTGGCCGTCGGCTACGGCGTGCCCGCGGTCGTCCAGGGGGCGATCATCGCCGCCGCCGGCTCGAGTATGCCGGAACTTGTCAGCGTCCTCGTCGCGACGCTGCTCCACGGGGAGTTCGAGCTCGGGATCGGCGCGATCGTCGGCTCCGCGGTGTTCAACCTGCTCGTCATCCCGGCAGGGTCGGCCCTGGTGACCGAGTCCGACGGCGGGATGGAAACCGGGCGCGACCTGGTCTACAAGGAGGCGCTGTTCTACATGGTCGCGGTCGCGACGCTGCTGCTTACCTTCTCGATGGCGGTCATCTACAACCCGAGCGATGGGGCGACGCTGCAGGGATCGTTCACCCGGCCCCTCGCGGTCTTTCCGCTCGGGATCTACGGTCTCTACGTGTTCAGCCAGTACCTCGACACTGCCGACCACGAGGCCGAGGAGGACGGGACGGTCCAGCCCCGGACGTGGCTGTGGTTCGGCCTCGGGCTCGTGTTGATCATCGTCGGCGTCGAGGGGCTCGTCCGGGCCGCGATCGGCCTCGGCGACGCGTTCGGGACGCCCGCGTTCCTGTGGGGGATGACCGTCGTCGCGGCCGGCTCGAGCATCCCGGACGCGTTCGTCAGCGTCGCCGCCGCACGCTCGGGGCGGCCGTCGGTCAGCCTCGCCAACGTGTTGGGGAGCAACGTTTTCGACCTGCTCGTGGCCGTACCGCTGGGCGTGCTCGTCGCGGGCAGCCTGGCGATTACCTTCCCGCACGTCGTGCCGATGATGGCGTTTCTGATCTTCGCGACGATCGTTTTCTTCGCGATCGCCAGAACCGGGATGGTGCTCTCCGAGCGGGAGGCCTGGCTGTTGCTGGCGACGTACGGACTGTTCGTCGCCTGGCTGGTTCTCGAGAGCGTCGGCGTGACCGACGTCGTCCGGACCTGATACGGGTTACTGTAACTCGTTTCCGCCGCAACCGCGACCCGGACGGCGGCTGTGTCGGTCCATCGGGACGGCAGTCCGTATGAAAAGAGCGACGCGGCGTTAGCGATCGGTCAGCAGGCGCTGGAGGATCTCGCCGTACGCCGGCCGGGTGATGAGCACGCCCACGAGCACGCCGAGGATCGTGATGATGGCGAACCCGCGGAGGTCGCCGAGGCTCAACACCGCCAGCGGCGACATCGCGATGATCGTCGTCGCGGCCGCGGCGCCGATGACCCAGAAGGCCTTGCGGAACCGCGATTCGAAGACCCGCTGGGAGCTGACGTCACCCTGGTTCATCACCTCGTCGGCGATGATGACCAGGTCGTCCACCCCCGTTCCGACGACGGCGATGAAGCCGGCGACGTGCGAGAGGTCGAGCGGCATGCGTATCAGCGCCGCGAAGCCGAGCAGGACGACCACCTCCGTCAAGGCCGTGACGATCATCGGCAGCGCGACCCGCCGGTCGCGGTACCGGACGAAGACGACGCCGCTGACGGTCAACACGGAGAGTACGCCGATCAGCAGCGAGTACTGCTTGAACTGGTCCGCGAGCGCGGGGTTGATCGAGTACTGCTCGGCGTCGTCGAACTCGAGCGGCGCGGTCAAGGCCCCGGACTGCAGGTTGACGGCGAGCGTATGGGCGTCCTGCTGAGTCGGGACGATCATCCGGAACGTGGGGTTGGTCGACCACTCCTCGGCGGCCATGCTCTGGGCGAGGTCCGACCCCATCGGGTGGGCGTCGACGACTTCGCCGTCGACTTCGGTAAGGAGACACCACTCGGGCTCCTCGTGGCTCGGATCGAAGACGCCGGTATCGCGGTCGAACCGCTCGGGGGAACACTGCCCGACACCTTCGCCGGTGAACCCGTACTCGTTCATGTCCGACTGGAACGACTCCGCGGGACTGGGACCGTCATCCCCGCTCACGTCGTCGACCGTGACCGGGACGTAGTGTTGGCCCGGTCTGTTCGGCGGGTTCTCGTAGGAGGCCGACCCGATCGAACTGAAGTCCTCGTAGGTGAGCACCGTCTCGTTCTCCTGGGTGCCGTTCTCGCCAGGGTAGTAGGCGACGATCCGGACATCACCGCGATCCGACAGCAGTTCGCGGAGTTCTCCGGTCGTCATCCCCGGCACCTCGGTGACGATGTAGTGGTCGCCGCCGAGTCGGGACTCCTCGTAGGCCGTCCCGCCGGAGAGGCCAGCCTCGTTGATCCGGAGTTCGATCGTCTGGATGATCTCCTCGCGTGTCTGGGCCGTGACGCCGTCCTCGACGTCGTCCTCGGAGACGTCCGCGCCGGCGGCCTGCAGCGCCTCGGCGAACTCCGCGTGGGTAACGTCCTCGGAGAACACCTCGGCCGTGGTCCGGCCGTCGTCGTGGACCCGGACGACGACGTCGATCGAGTCGAGCTCGAGTTCCTGTGCGATCACCGTCGCGTCGGGTTCGGTCTCGAGGTCGTCGACCATGATCCCGACCGGCGGCGCACTGACGCGGGCCCCGCCCTCGAGCCCGAGGCCGTACTCGAGGTTGGTGGGATTGTCCGTCCGTTCGACGGAGCCGTTCCCGTCCTCCTCGACGATTCTGTCGTCCTCGGCCATGATCCCGCCGGGGATGAACAGCGCGACCAGCGAGAAGGCCACGAACACGACCAGCAGGAGGACGCGCCAGTTCTCCTTGACGAAGGCGATCGGTCCCATTACGATCTCACCCCGTGGAACTTGTACCAGCGAAGCAGGCTTACGTTCAGCATATACGTGTTCATCAGGTCGGCTGCGAGGCCAACGAAGAGGACGATGCCGATCGACGCCAGTAGATCGACGCCGAACAGCGACGCGGCGATCCCCATCACGAGCATCGCCATCATCGACGTAACGGTCATCGTGATACCCGTCCGCATCGCGCGGTGGGTGCTCTCGTAGAAGTCACCCTGTCGTCGCAGGATGTGGTTGTTCAACAGGATGTCCGAGTCGACCGAGTACCCGATCAGCATGAGCAACGCGGCGACGGTGCCCAGCGAGAGCGGGATGCCGGCGATCGACATGAACGCCAGCGGAATGATCAGGTCGGAGAACGCCGAAAGGACGATCGCGACGGCCGGGACGAACGTCCGAAAGAGGAGGAACGCGATGACGCTCATCCCGACGAACGCGACGGCAATCCCGAGCAGCGCCGTCTGCTGGGTCTGTGCGGCGAAGCTCGCCGATGCCGTCGACTCGGACTGGACGACCGACCCGTCGCCCGCGGGCTCGAGGTTCGACTCGGCCTGGTTCGAGAGGTCCTGAATCACGTCGTCGTCCTCGACGCCGGCGAACTGAACGGTGTACTGGTTTTCGCCCACGACTGACTGGATCGAGTCTGGCTCGACCGAGAACGCGTCCTGGATCTGTGCCTCGGACGAGGTCGTCTCGACCGTCAGTTGCGCCCCGCCCGCGAAGTCCATTCCCAGCGGAACCGGCGCGCCGTAGGCGAGGAAGGAACCGCTGAGAACGAGCAATGCGACCGCGAGAACCGCAAGCGGAACCGCCGCGAGTTGGCGGTTACTGTACCGGGTGTAATCTCTTTCTACCTCCGGTACCTCGAGAGTCCCCATGTACGCGACCCTGGAGGGCCCCCGAAGTAAGCCTTCTCAATTTCTCCAGGGTGTCGATTGCCGAACAGTACCGTGCCGTACGGCAGACTGAAGCCGCTCGAGGCCGTTCCTCGGGTATGAACGACGACGCCGAAATCGACGCGGCGGCCGACGAGCGCGGCGACGAACGCGAGACGGCAGCCGACCGGGTGACGGTGTCGTACCCGGCGGACCTCTCCGACTGGGGCCGGTTCCAGGTCGAGAAACCCTCGTTCCGCGCGTTCCTGCGGAAGACCCGCGACGAGGCTCGCGAGGGCGACCGGTGGGAGGAGTTCGTCGGTGTCGGCTGCTGTGGCAACACGCTCGACGTCCCGCTGCGGGTCGAGCACGTCGCCGGCGGGCCACGAATCGACGAAGAAACCGAAATCGAGTACGAGGTCCGGGAGGCCTGCGACCTCGAGGGCGGCTGGGAGGTCCAGAGCGAGGCGAGCCCGGAAAACGCCTGACGTCAGTCGGGCAGATAGCGGACGCTCAACACACCGTTGCCCCCGTCCGGGCTCTCGGGGACCGATCGGCGCACCTCTACGCGAACCGCTTCGAGCCGCGCCGCCCGCGAGAGCGTCTCCTCGTCCTCGAGGACGTCCCGGGCGGCGTCCTCCGTCTCCTCGGCCGGGAGACAAAAGACGTGGATCTCGCCGGTGCCGGCGCGTTCCTCGGTGACGAGGTCGCCGACTTCGGCGGCGGCGGCGAGTTCCTTCGCGTGCTGGGTCGGCTCGAGATCGCTGTCGACGAGGTCGATCGACCGGCGGTCCTCGACGTCGACTACCTGCCAGGCGACCTCGAGCGGCGGTTCGGGGGCGACGGTCGCCTCGAGGACGTCGTGGACCTCGAGGCCGGGGTTCGAGGCGAGCGTGTGTACCTGTGCGGTCTCGACGTCGCGGACGACGGCCGACTCCGCTTCGGCGTGCGTGACGACGAACGTTCCCGTCTTTTCGGTCATGGGCGGTCGTAGGGCCGGGGTCGTTTTCCGGGTTTCGGGTTCAGACGATATCGACGGTGACGGCGGCGACGGCGGGTGGGATTCCCGGCCCGCGGGGACGAGACGGGATCTTCTTACGCTCGCGTGACTATCAGCTCGTATGGTCGTTTCGAAACTCATGAAACTCTGTTACGCCGGAAGCGCACTGTACGGACTGCTCGCGGCCGCGACGCCCCGGCGCGCGCTCGCGCTGTCGCTGCGTGCCTGGACGCCTGGCCTCGAGAACGTCTCGGAACTCGAGCCCCGCGAGTGGTACGTCCGAAACACCCGGGCGGTCGGCGTCGGGATGCTCGCTGCGGGACTCGCCGGACTGGCCCTCGAGCAGCGTGCCGCCGGGACCGAGGAAACGGCGGAGGAGACCGACGACGGACCCGTTACCGTCGAGGTCGGCGACGAATCGTCGGACTGAAGCGACGGTTCGGCCCGGGTGACAGTCCGGCGAACGCGTGACGGAACGCCTTTGCCCCCGGCGGTTGCCCACTCGGGTATGGACGTCGATATCGGCAACGCGCTCGCGTCAGTCGCCTCCCCGGGCGTCTCCCGGGCGAGCCTCGAGCGACTGGACGAGCGAGTCGCGGACGCCCACGAGCGTATCGAGCGCGGGATGACAAACCGGGAGCACGGCTACGAAGCCCTCAACCTCCCGGAGCGAACCGATCCAGACGAGATCAGGGCGGCCGTCGATCCGGTCGCGGACGCCGAGGCACTGCTCACCGTCGGCATCGGCGGGAGTTCGCTCGGCGCGGCGACGATCGCGAACGCATTCGAATCGGACACCGAGACCGTCTTCCTCGACAACGTCGACCCCGCGTGGGTCTCGCGGAAACTCGCCTCGCTCCCGCTCGAGGAGACGGCGATCAACGTCGTCTCGCGCTCCGGAACCACGGCGGAGACGCTGGCGAACTTCCTGGTCGTCCGCGACGCCTTCGAATCGGCCGGCGTCGACTGGACCGAGCGAACGATCGTTACGACCGGCGATTCCGGGCCGTTGCGTGATCTCGCCGATCGCCACGACCTCCCCTCGCTGAAGGTTCCCGACGGCGTTCCCGGACGCTTCTCCGCGCTGTCCGCCGTGGGAATGGTCGCCGCCGCGGTCTGTGGCCACGACCTCGAGGCGCTGCTCGAGGGTGCCGCGGCCGAACGGGAGACGCTTGCGGGATCGCTGTTCGAGTGTCCGGCCTACGCGTACGGCGCGACGACCTACGCCCTCGACGGGCGGGGCGCGGGGACCAACGCCGTGATGCCCTACGCCGAGTCCCTGGAGACTTTCGCCGAGTGGTTCGCCCAGCTGTGGGCCGAGAGCCTCGGGAAAGACGAACTCGGGCAGACGCCCGTGCGGGCGCTTGGGGCGACCGACCAGCATTCACAACTGCAACTGTACCGGGCCGGACCGCGGGACAAACTCGTCACCTTCCTCACCGTCGACGGCGGCCCGGATCGCTCGATCCCGGAGACGGACGTCGACGACCTCGCCTACCTCGGCGACTCGACGCTCGGCGAACTGCTCGCGGCCGAGTTCGAGGCGACCGAAGCCAGCCTCGCGGCCGCCGACCGGCCGAACGTCCGCGTCGAACTCGAGGCCGTCGACGAGTACGAACTCGGCGGCCTGCTGTACGGGATGGAGGCTGCCTGCGTGCTCGCCGGCGAACTCTACCGCGTCAACACGTTCGAGCAGCCGGCCGTCGAGTGGGCGAAGAAGGCAACGCGGGGACTGCTGGGCGGCGGCGAGTTCGAGGAAGCCGAGGCGGTCGCCGAGAAGACCGAACTGCGGGTCGAACGGTAATCGGAATCGGCGCCGACCCCCTGCCCGCATCGGATTGCGGTGATCCTATAGGCACGTAGACGAAAAACGTGGTATGAGCGATACCGAACGGGCCGCCGACCCCGACCCCGACCCCGGCCCCGGCCCCGGCTCCGACGCTCGCCGAACCGAGCGTGGCGACCCGCCCACCTCCGCGCTCGTTCCCGCCGTCGGAACCGTCCTCTCGGCGGTCACCGCTGCCGCGCTCCTGGTCCCCGTTCGCCGCGGCGTCGACGAACCGACTCTCCAGATCGCGGGGGCCCTGGCGGCAGTCGCCACTGGCGCGTTCCTCGCGCGACGTCACGCCCTCCTCGAGCGACGACGGGCCGGCCCGATCGCGGCCGGCGCGAGCCTTCTCGTCGTCGTTCTCTCCGGGTACGTGATCACCCAGGGGGTGCTCGGCTCGACCGTCCTGCCCGGCCTCGGATGGTCGATATCGCTGCTGTTTACGGCGTTTTTCGTCGCCGCGGGTTCGGTCGGCGTCGGCGTCGCGGACTACGTCGGACTCTCCAGTCGTGGGCTGACCCGGCGGGCGAGCCACACGGCCGAGATGTTCGTCCTCGCGTTCGTCAGTCTCTTCGGCATTGCGTTTGCCTTCCTCTTCCTGTCGGTGCCGCTTGCCCTCGTCGTCGGCGAACCCACACCGCTACAGGAGACGCTCGTCGAGTACGCCTCGACCGTGGTCGCGCTGGGCGGGGTCACGATCGGCTACCTCCGGCTTCGCGGCCGCGACCGCTCGTTTATCGACCTCGAGATGCCAACGCTCCGGACGGTCGGCTGGCTCGTCGGGGGAGTGATCCTGCTCGTGGGGACGAACACGGCCCTCGGGTCGCTGTTGAGCGCGGCCGGTGCGGAGGGAGCCGAGCACACGACCGTCCAGCAGGTCGCGGAGAACCCGAACCTGTTGGTGGTCATCATCCCCGCGATGGTGTTCATCGTCGGCCCGTTCGAGGAACTGCTCTACCGCAACATCATCCAGAAATCGCTGTACGACACGTTCTCGCGCTACGGTGCGATCGTCGTCGCGAGCGTCGTGTTCACGTCGGTCCACATCTCTGCGTACTCGACCGCAGGGGCGAACCGAATCCTCGTGAGTCTGGCGCTGTTGTTCGTCCTCTCGCTGATCCTGGGCGCGCTCTACGAGCGAACCGAGAACCTGCTCGTGCCGGCGCTCGTCCACGGCTGCTACAACGCGGCGGTGTTCCTTATCGCGTAAACGGGGCGCTCTCGGTGGGTGCTTGGCGAAGGGACTCGAGCGGAGGGAAGCGACTGTTGCGTCCGCTCCGGATGCCGAAGGCGAAACTACCGGGCCCGAGTGGGGTAGAGGGGGTTACGACGGGTTCTTCCGCGCGAGTTCTGACCCACAGATCGGACAGCGGTCCTTCTCCTCGTCGAACTCGCGGCCACAGCCCTGACACTGGTAGTGCCAGTGGCGCTGTTCGTCGATCCCCTCGCGGGCGATGACCTCGACGTCGACGTTGAGTTTCTCCGCGACGTTTTGCATCGCGTAGTCGTCGGTGACGAGGACCCCGTCGAGTTCGAAACTGGCCGCGACGAGCCGAACGTCCGTGTCCGAGAGCACCTCGAGGTCGCCCGACTCGCGGGCC of the Halobiforma lacisalsi AJ5 genome contains:
- a CDS encoding S9 family peptidase; this translates as MTVSDAIPLEAFYDLTQITDLAISPEGDRVAFVATEYEQEADEAVSSLFVVPADGSREPHRLTAVDGASSPTWSPSGDRLAFLADRETDVERRIGRREREGSEDDVDDSTEGDENGDDGPDQQVWSFDLARGGDARQVTDREEGVSAFDWGPEGDRLVIAARDPTEDERAYLEEVRDGGPIETTRLQHKVDGTGWTDDVTTYLFVVDYDSGETARLDDAFGGGAFQDIAGMEPRWGPTGRIAFTSCRLERPDDTLVRDLYTIAPDGSDLRRLTDGDRQCSRPSWREDGTLGFVVRDSENWCRPAEVHYHDGEESRSLTANLDRTVAYWGTVEWVGDAAYTLVGDEGRTRLVRAELDGTVERVFDAQGEDRAIQGFDVAADGETASVLFSHPSDGLDVHAVAVDDLDLTADESPASLRRLSAVNADLIDSHSMPAVRRVEWESDGWTLEGIVYSDPDLDLDLEDGPHPLVVAIHGGPISYDESEFSFDHAALTSRGYVVFRPNYRGGISRGREFAEVLKGRWGTAEVDDIVAGVESLVDRGWVDPDRVFGYGFSYGGIAQGYLVTQTDLFAAAAPEHGIYDLRAEFGTSDSHNWMEADFGLPWEDPETFDEGSAILEADGIDTPLLVMAGDEDWRCPPTQSEQLYVAARKQGVDAKLVVYPDEHHDIGDPDRAIHRLEQLLEWYETHDPGREEAADA
- the rnhB gene encoding ribonuclease HII; translated protein: MPFGVDEAGKGPALGSMFAAAVHLEEPAVLPDGIADSKRLSPSRRDALAETIREDDRISVGVAEVPPERIDDPETDMNSLTVRAHAAAIEDALADVAADDRIAGLCDACDTDADRFARRVADACGPFEGEGTLEVDARHGADDDSPLVGAASIVAKVERDAHVAAIADEYGDVGSGYPGDSTTREFLSDYVAEHGELPPFARSSWSTCEELLAEARQTDLGQF
- a CDS encoding sodium:calcium antiporter, with the protein product MSVVTILGLLALAAAATAVVWKGSTWLESSANQLAVGYGVPAVVQGAIIAAAGSSMPELVSVLVATLLHGEFELGIGAIVGSAVFNLLVIPAGSALVTESDGGMETGRDLVYKEALFYMVAVATLLLTFSMAVIYNPSDGATLQGSFTRPLAVFPLGIYGLYVFSQYLDTADHEAEEDGTVQPRTWLWFGLGLVLIIVGVEGLVRAAIGLGDAFGTPAFLWGMTVVAAGSSIPDAFVSVAAARSGRPSVSLANVLGSNVFDLLVAVPLGVLVAGSLAITFPHVVPMMAFLIFATIVFFAIARTGMVLSEREAWLLLATYGLFVAWLVLESVGVTDVVRT
- a CDS encoding preprotein translocase subunit SecD; translation: MGPIAFVKENWRVLLLVVFVAFSLVALFIPGGIMAEDDRIVEEDGNGSVERTDNPTNLEYGLGLEGGARVSAPPVGIMVDDLETEPDATVIAQELELDSIDVVVRVHDDGRTTAEVFSEDVTHAEFAEALQAAGADVSEDDVEDGVTAQTREEIIQTIELRINEAGLSGGTAYEESRLGGDHYIVTEVPGMTTGELRELLSDRGDVRIVAYYPGENGTQENETVLTYEDFSSIGSASYENPPNRPGQHYVPVTVDDVSGDDGPSPAESFQSDMNEYGFTGEGVGQCSPERFDRDTGVFDPSHEEPEWCLLTEVDGEVVDAHPMGSDLAQSMAAEEWSTNPTFRMIVPTQQDAHTLAVNLQSGALTAPLEFDDAEQYSINPALADQFKQYSLLIGVLSVLTVSGVVFVRYRDRRVALPMIVTALTEVVVLLGFAALIRMPLDLSHVAGFIAVVGTGVDDLVIIADEVMNQGDVSSQRVFESRFRKAFWVIGAAAATTIIAMSPLAVLSLGDLRGFAIITILGVLVGVLITRPAYGEILQRLLTDR
- the secF gene encoding protein translocase subunit SecF — translated: MGTLEVPEVERDYTRYSNRQLAAVPLAVLAVALLVLSGSFLAYGAPVPLGMDFAGGAQLTVETTSSEAQIQDAFSVEPDSIQSVVGENQYTVQFAGVEDDDVIQDLSNQAESNLEPAGDGSVVQSESTASASFAAQTQQTALLGIAVAFVGMSVIAFLLFRTFVPAVAIVLSAFSDLIIPLAFMSIAGIPLSLGTVAALLMLIGYSVDSDILLNNHILRRQGDFYESTHRAMRTGITMTVTSMMAMLVMGIAASLFGVDLLASIGIVLFVGLAADLMNTYMLNVSLLRWYKFHGVRS
- a CDS encoding DUF5812 family protein gives rise to the protein MTEKTGTFVVTHAEAESAVVRDVETAQVHTLASNPGLEVHDVLEATVAPEPPLEVAWQVVDVEDRRSIDLVDSDLEPTQHAKELAAAAEVGDLVTEERAGTGEIHVFCLPAEETEDAARDVLEDEETLSRAARLEAVRVEVRRSVPESPDGGNGVLSVRYLPD
- a CDS encoding CPBP family intramembrane glutamic endopeptidase — translated: MSDTERAADPDPDPGPGPGSDARRTERGDPPTSALVPAVGTVLSAVTAAALLVPVRRGVDEPTLQIAGALAAVATGAFLARRHALLERRRAGPIAAGASLLVVVLSGYVITQGVLGSTVLPGLGWSISLLFTAFFVAAGSVGVGVADYVGLSSRGLTRRASHTAEMFVLAFVSLFGIAFAFLFLSVPLALVVGEPTPLQETLVEYASTVVALGGVTIGYLRLRGRDRSFIDLEMPTLRTVGWLVGGVILLVGTNTALGSLLSAAGAEGAEHTTVQQVAENPNLLVVIIPAMVFIVGPFEELLYRNIIQKSLYDTFSRYGAIVVASVVFTSVHISAYSTAGANRILVSLALLFVLSLILGALYERTENLLVPALVHGCYNAAVFLIA
- a CDS encoding NOB1 family endonuclease, which translates into the protein MYVLDSSAFIHDFHTSEQTATIPLVREELEDESAYRYDAMEGSGMHIHIPNEDTTEKVRRAARESGDLEVLSDTDVRLVAASFELDGVLVTDDYAMQNVAEKLNVDVEVIAREGIDEQRHWHYQCQGCGREFDEEKDRCPICGSELARKNPS